The proteins below come from a single Bacteroidales bacterium genomic window:
- a CDS encoding aminodeoxychorismate/anthranilate synthase component II, which translates to MIRVLLINNYDSFTFNLVQVLRESGLCNYEVMLNDEIQVEDCEDFDKILISPGPGLPAEAGVTCDVIRHWASEKSIFGVCLGHQAVAEVFGARLKQLPHPKHGQKELVEIISPETKIFRDLPANFETGHYHSWIVDNEGLPESLNVTARDKAGNIMAISHRTFDVHGVQFHPESIMTSFGRQIVLNWLKQ; encoded by the coding sequence ATGATCCGCGTTCTGCTCATAAATAACTACGATTCTTTCACTTTCAACCTGGTTCAGGTCCTGCGCGAATCGGGATTATGCAACTATGAAGTAATGTTGAATGACGAAATCCAGGTTGAGGATTGTGAAGATTTTGATAAAATACTGATATCGCCCGGGCCGGGTTTACCGGCCGAAGCCGGGGTTACCTGCGATGTAATCAGGCATTGGGCTTCAGAAAAAAGTATTTTCGGTGTTTGTCTTGGCCACCAGGCCGTCGCTGAGGTTTTCGGAGCCAGGCTCAAACAATTGCCCCACCCAAAGCACGGTCAGAAAGAACTTGTTGAAATTATCAGCCCGGAAACAAAAATCTTCAGAGACCTTCCAGCGAATTTTGAAACCGGCCACTATCATTCCTGGATCGTTGATAACGAAGGATTGCCGGAATCATTGAACGTAACAGCAAGAGACAAAGCAGGAAATATCATGGCCATCAGCCATCGCACATTCGACGTTCATGGAGTGCAATTTCACCCGGAATCAATCATGACATCCTTTGGACGGCAAATCGTACTTAACTGGCTGAAACAATAA
- a CDS encoding SgcJ/EcaC family oxidoreductase: MGCWLSVAPTSQTLTEQEVLDLFNNWNDALQTGDPHQVAALYSYKATLLPTVSNKIRHNHEEIADYFEHFLELDPYGTINESNIRVFDSLAMNSGIYTFSVKVNDSISEVQARFSFVYELIDGDWLILAHHSSAMPEH; encoded by the coding sequence ATGGGTTGCTGGCTCAGTGTGGCTCCCACAAGTCAAACCCTTACTGAACAGGAAGTACTTGATCTTTTCAACAATTGGAACGATGCCCTTCAAACCGGCGATCCACACCAGGTTGCTGCCCTTTATTCCTACAAGGCAACATTGCTGCCAACGGTTTCAAACAAGATCAGGCACAACCATGAAGAAATTGCTGATTATTTCGAACACTTCCTTGAACTTGACCCTTACGGAACCATCAACGAGTCGAATATCAGGGTTTTCGATAGCCTGGCTATGAATTCAGGGATTTACACTTTTTCGGTAAAGGTAAATGATAGTATTTCTGAAGTTCAGGCACGCTTCAGCTTTGTTTACGAGCTTATTGACGGCGACTGGTTGATCCTGGCGCATCATTCATCTGCCATGCCCGAACATTAA
- a CDS encoding aminodeoxychorismate synthase component I — protein MTVSSAIHSMNHYGKSRRPFLFVIDFLMQQPIIIPLDEVNPEYILYNLNGFTNASLKPGNFTQSFTFSKEPPGFGRYQEAYHYAMKHLLHGNSFLLNLTMPTAIETNLALKEIFYRSGAAYKLWYEDKIVVFSPELFVKITNGRIESHPMKGTIDASVPDAENRILGDPKEIAEHNTIVDLIRNDLNRVARNVHVEKFRFVTAVRTQNKTLLQVSSGIAGNLDANYNENIGDLIFGLLPAGSISGAPKKKTIEVILESERYERGYYTGIFGIFDGHNLDSGVMIRFIENIEGKLFFKSGGGITVNSRCEDEYQELIDKVYLPFVSHECTNKYI, from the coding sequence ATGACGGTTTCTTCGGCAATTCACTCAATGAACCATTACGGCAAATCCCGCCGCCCATTTCTTTTTGTCATTGATTTCCTTATGCAGCAGCCCATAATCATTCCGCTTGATGAGGTAAACCCTGAATATATTCTGTATAATCTTAACGGGTTCACAAACGCATCATTAAAACCAGGAAATTTCACTCAGTCATTTACCTTTAGTAAAGAACCGCCCGGTTTTGGCCGTTACCAGGAAGCCTACCATTATGCCATGAAGCATCTGCTTCACGGCAACTCATTTTTGCTGAACCTAACCATGCCCACTGCTATTGAAACCAATCTTGCGCTGAAAGAGATTTTCTACCGGAGCGGCGCAGCTTATAAGCTTTGGTATGAGGATAAGATTGTGGTGTTCTCGCCCGAACTTTTTGTTAAGATCACCAATGGCCGCATTGAGTCGCATCCGATGAAAGGAACCATTGATGCATCCGTGCCCGATGCCGAAAATCGCATTCTTGGCGATCCGAAAGAAATTGCCGAGCATAACACCATTGTTGATCTGATCCGCAATGATCTGAACCGCGTTGCCCGCAATGTGCATGTTGAAAAATTCCGGTTCGTAACTGCGGTTCGAACACAAAACAAGACCTTGCTGCAGGTAAGTTCTGGCATTGCAGGCAACCTTGATGCTAATTATAATGAAAATATTGGTGACCTGATCTTTGGCTTGTTGCCGGCAGGCAGCATAAGTGGTGCACCAAAGAAAAAAACAATTGAGGTAATCCTGGAATCCGAGCGCTATGAGCGGGGGTATTACACAGGCATTTTTGGAATCTTCGACGGCCATAACCTCGATAGTGGCGTTATGATACGCTTCATTGAAAATATTGAAGGGAAACTTTTCTTCAAAAGTGGGGGCGGAATCACTGTGAACAGCCGCTGCGAGGATGAATACCAGGAATTGATTGATAAAGTTTATCTGCCTTTTGTTAGCCACGAATGCACGAATAAATACATTTAA
- a CDS encoding MFS transporter, whose protein sequence is MLEFQKRLNKLFYATLALPATAVGFALSTQIAALSWILSKKYGLDIHEVAFVWLAGPVAGIFGQVIVGLISDNVWFMGGRRRPFIIIGGIVSSFAFLSLPYIQEISNITGIADITIIASLIALFLDLSVNVTFNPARSIIADLTPEGRQRTKGYVWMQIISGFFGVFAYFLSMVFGNELLLYIAAVLVLIMAVFPILLIEETKDLNSNLNQVAEKYGVWQIIKEIFPLYGFLVFGVYSVFNHFFESLTPVHNTVLISALVYSVIIGVISIIRGLKKPGNKNEFHKIMLAHSFTWVAFQSMFIMSGFFIENRILPNVELSGITANWFAEKLTGVTQTSDSSIGNILSLGFLILNFVGALFPLALQAIARRIGRVKTYIFALSFAAIGYFYIAFLGRIEADFYIGMFLAGIGWSAVISIVFAIMSERVNPLKMGLFMGVFNLAVVLPQMMSNGVAHVIKQTGDFQLLYIFCGLFITTSVIFWMFVKEPGTKAETEGNNISRTGH, encoded by the coding sequence ATGCTGGAATTTCAAAAGAGACTCAACAAGCTGTTTTATGCTACCCTCGCTCTTCCTGCCACAGCAGTCGGTTTTGCACTATCTACCCAGATTGCCGCGCTGAGTTGGATTTTATCAAAAAAATATGGGCTCGACATCCATGAGGTTGCCTTTGTTTGGCTTGCCGGCCCGGTTGCAGGGATTTTCGGACAGGTTATCGTTGGCCTTATTAGTGATAATGTCTGGTTCATGGGCGGACGGAGGCGGCCTTTCATAATCATTGGTGGTATAGTAAGCTCTTTCGCCTTCCTGTCGTTGCCCTATATCCAGGAAATCTCAAATATTACCGGAATTGCAGATATCACAATCATTGCTTCCCTTATTGCCCTGTTTCTGGATTTGTCTGTCAATGTTACATTTAACCCCGCCAGGTCCATCATTGCCGATCTCACCCCGGAAGGAAGACAAAGAACCAAAGGCTATGTATGGATGCAGATAATCTCTGGTTTTTTTGGAGTATTTGCGTATTTCCTTTCAATGGTGTTCGGCAATGAGCTTTTACTATATATTGCCGCAGTGCTGGTTCTCATTATGGCCGTTTTCCCAATTTTACTGATCGAAGAAACCAAAGATTTGAATTCCAACCTGAACCAGGTCGCTGAAAAATATGGCGTATGGCAAATCATCAAAGAAATTTTCCCCTTGTATGGCTTTTTGGTTTTCGGGGTTTACAGTGTGTTCAACCATTTTTTTGAAAGTCTGACCCCGGTTCACAACACGGTTCTGATCTCAGCTTTAGTCTACTCAGTGATTATTGGCGTGATCAGTATCATTCGCGGATTGAAAAAGCCAGGCAATAAGAATGAGTTTCATAAAATTATGCTCGCGCACTCATTTACATGGGTAGCGTTTCAGAGCATGTTTATCATGTCGGGATTCTTCATCGAAAACAGAATACTGCCCAACGTTGAACTTTCGGGCATCACGGCCAACTGGTTCGCAGAAAAGCTTACAGGTGTCACCCAGACTTCCGATTCATCCATTGGCAATATTTTATCACTGGGTTTTCTCATCCTAAACTTTGTTGGAGCATTGTTTCCGCTAGCATTGCAGGCCATTGCCCGTAGAATTGGCCGCGTTAAGACATACATTTTCGCTCTTTCATTTGCAGCTATCGGTTACTTTTATATTGCATTTCTGGGCAGGATTGAGGCTGATTTTTACATTGGCATGTTCCTGGCCGGAATAGGTTGGTCAGCGGTAATTTCCATCGTATTCGCCATTATGAGCGAACGTGTGAACCCGTTGAAGATGGGCCTTTTCATGGGTGTTTTCAACCTGGCTGTAGTATTGCCGCAGATGATGAGCAATGGTGTGGCGCATGTGATCAAACAAACCGGAGATTTCCAGTTGCTTTACATTTTTTGCGGATTGTTTATTACTACTTCGGTCATCTTCTGGATGTTTGTAAAGGAACCGGGAACAAAAGCTGAAACAGAAGGAAACAATATTAGCAGAACCGGCCATTGA
- a CDS encoding RidA family protein produces MKKIINTPHAPKAIGPYSQATEMNGMLFISGQIPIDPATGQLVETNIQVQTKQVMENIKAILETAGYTFADVVKSTCLLSTMDDFAAMNQVYGSYYQTDPPARAAYAVVKLPLGVLIEIETIACK; encoded by the coding sequence ATGAAAAAAATTATCAACACCCCCCACGCTCCGAAAGCCATCGGCCCTTACAGCCAGGCTACTGAAATGAACGGCATGCTTTTTATCTCAGGACAAATTCCAATTGATCCTGCCACCGGACAGCTTGTTGAAACCAACATACAGGTGCAGACAAAGCAAGTGATGGAAAACATCAAAGCCATACTTGAAACCGCAGGCTATACGTTTGCCGATGTTGTTAAATCAACCTGCCTGCTCAGTACTATGGATGACTTCGCAGCCATGAACCAGGTGTACGGTTCTTACTACCAAACTGATCCCCCGGCACGCGCTGCTTATGCTGTTGTTAAACTGCCCCTTGGTGTATTGATTGAAATTGAAACAATTGCTTGTAAATAA
- a CDS encoding S46 family peptidase, protein MKKTLITLVLLLAIMRLTAIEGMWLPILLQQLNEKEMQQMGFRLTAEDIYSVNQNSMKDAIVIFGRGCTGEIISPEGLLLTNHHCGHGAIQRHSSLENDYLQDGFWAMNRSEELPNAGLTVTLLVRMEDVTQTILKGVNADMSEIMRDSIIRINIKALEKQSADSSGYDAQIRPFYFGNEYYIFFTETFRDVRLVGAPPSNIGNFGGDTDNWMWPRHTGDFSLFRIYADENNKPADYSPDNVPYTPKYHFPISLKGVEKDDFTFVFGYPGRTQQYLPAVAVEGITEVSNPVAIKLRERRLETFQSAMNESQLVRIQYASKYAGVANGWKKMIGESRGIKRMEAIDKKREHEQEFMNWAASKPAYEAKYGGIIPAFEAIYKHFIPLNLSRTYMSEAGLGIEMLRFAGQFADLVRMSKDKKKPDEEKQKRLLALKNAADGFFKNYHEPIDKKIMAEMLEIYFSELNPVYHPEVLTELRAEFNNDFEALSNHAYEKSIFADPERLKNFLDNYKPRDHKKIERDVFYRLASGLNEHFRNNIAGSVQKYERQLDSLQRIYVQGLMEMQPERRFYPDANFTLRITYGKVDDYYPMDAVHYSHYSTIEGIMEKENPDIYDYVVEDRLKELYSNADYGRYADSDGQLRVCFIASNHTTGGNSGSPVLNADGHLVGINFDRNWEGTMSDLMYDPDMCRNISLDIRYCLFIIDKFAGAGHLVGEMSIIE, encoded by the coding sequence ATGAAAAAAACACTTATCACACTCGTATTACTATTGGCTATTATGCGCCTCACTGCCATTGAAGGCATGTGGCTGCCAATCCTGTTACAGCAACTGAATGAAAAAGAAATGCAGCAAATGGGATTTCGCCTCACAGCAGAAGACATCTATTCTGTGAACCAGAACAGCATGAAAGATGCCATCGTGATCTTCGGCCGGGGTTGTACCGGAGAGATCATTTCGCCGGAAGGCTTGCTTCTTACTAACCATCATTGCGGTCATGGAGCCATACAGCGACATAGCTCACTTGAAAATGATTACCTCCAGGACGGTTTCTGGGCCATGAACCGAAGTGAAGAACTGCCCAATGCCGGTTTGACCGTCACGTTGCTGGTTCGCATGGAAGATGTTACACAAACGATCCTGAAAGGAGTTAACGCTGATATGAGTGAAATCATGCGCGATTCCATCATCCGCATTAACATCAAGGCATTGGAAAAACAGTCGGCCGACAGCAGTGGTTATGATGCTCAGATCAGGCCGTTTTACTTTGGCAATGAATATTATATCTTTTTTACTGAGACTTTCCGCGATGTTAGATTGGTAGGCGCCCCTCCCTCAAATATTGGAAATTTTGGTGGCGACACCGACAACTGGATGTGGCCGCGCCATACGGGTGATTTTTCTTTGTTCAGGATCTATGCCGATGAAAACAATAAACCTGCCGACTATTCGCCCGATAACGTGCCTTACACTCCCAAATATCATTTCCCGATTTCGCTGAAAGGCGTTGAAAAAGACGATTTCACTTTTGTATTCGGATATCCGGGACGCACACAGCAATACCTGCCCGCAGTAGCCGTGGAAGGCATTACCGAAGTAAGTAATCCGGTTGCCATAAAACTACGTGAACGCCGCCTGGAAACTTTTCAGTCGGCGATGAACGAAAGCCAGCTCGTTCGCATTCAATATGCATCCAAATATGCCGGCGTTGCAAATGGCTGGAAAAAAATGATAGGCGAAAGCCGCGGAATAAAACGGATGGAAGCCATTGATAAAAAAAGGGAACATGAACAAGAGTTCATGAACTGGGCTGCTTCCAAACCGGCGTACGAAGCCAAATATGGAGGAATCATTCCTGCATTTGAAGCCATTTACAAGCATTTCATTCCGCTGAACCTTTCAAGAACATACATGTCGGAAGCAGGATTAGGGATTGAAATGCTGAGATTTGCCGGCCAGTTTGCCGATTTGGTTCGCATGAGCAAGGACAAAAAGAAACCTGATGAAGAAAAGCAAAAGCGGCTGCTTGCTCTGAAAAACGCTGCTGATGGATTCTTTAAGAATTACCACGAACCCATTGATAAAAAAATAATGGCCGAGATGCTGGAAATATATTTTTCTGAACTCAACCCAGTTTATCATCCGGAGGTGCTTACCGAATTAAGGGCTGAGTTCAACAATGATTTTGAAGCGTTGAGCAATCACGCTTATGAGAAGTCCATTTTTGCCGATCCTGAGCGTCTCAAAAATTTCCTTGATAATTACAAACCCCGTGATCACAAAAAAATTGAACGGGATGTATTTTACAGGCTTGCGAGCGGATTGAATGAGCATTTCAGGAACAATATTGCTGGATCGGTTCAAAAATATGAACGCCAGCTTGATAGCCTGCAGCGAATTTATGTGCAGGGTCTGATGGAAATGCAGCCGGAGCGAAGGTTTTACCCTGATGCTAACTTCACGCTGCGCATAACCTATGGCAAAGTTGATGATTACTATCCAATGGATGCGGTTCATTACAGCCATTACTCTACCATTGAAGGAATCATGGAAAAGGAAAACCCCGATATCTATGATTATGTGGTGGAAGACAGACTAAAAGAACTTTACAGCAATGCCGACTATGGGCGCTATGCCGACAGTGATGGTCAATTGCGTGTTTGTTTTATTGCTTCAAATCATACTACCGGGGGCAATTCAGGAAGCCCGGTCCTAAATGCTGACGGGCATCTTGTCGGCATTAATTTCGACCGCAATTGGGAAGGCACCATGAGCGACCTGATGTACGACCCTGATATGTGCCGTAATATTTCGCTCGATATCCGATATTGCCTATTCATTATTGACAAGTTTGCCGGTGCAGGGCATCTGGTGGGCGAAATGTCAATTATTGAATAG
- a CDS encoding TIGR01777 family protein, protein MNMNREKTIAISGAGGLIGSHLTKHFLSKNWVVIPLGRKDFAGSFEALVEKIEQADVLINLAGAPIIKRWTKKHKEEIYNSRILTTRKLVHTIEIAKKKPSLLISASGVGIYDQQCVQDEYSNQFAGDFLGKVCMDWEFEAEKASTFTRLVIVRLGVVLAQAGGALKTMLPLFRFGLGGKIASGNQPFAWIHIEDIVSAIDFMVQNQEAKGVYNLVAPGLINNRQFTFALGKALNRPTLFTVPAFALQLLYGEAAITLTSGQKVVPAKLEKENYKFLFPEINQAFTNIVRA, encoded by the coding sequence ATGAATATGAACCGGGAGAAAACAATTGCCATTTCAGGAGCAGGCGGCCTGATAGGCAGCCATCTGACAAAACATTTTCTATCAAAAAACTGGGTGGTGATCCCTCTGGGTCGCAAAGATTTTGCCGGCAGCTTTGAAGCATTGGTCGAAAAAATTGAACAAGCCGATGTACTGATAAATCTAGCCGGAGCTCCCATCATTAAGCGCTGGACAAAAAAGCACAAGGAAGAAATTTACAACAGCCGCATTCTTACAACCCGTAAACTGGTTCATACCATTGAAATAGCAAAAAAGAAACCTTCGCTGTTGATTTCTGCATCTGGCGTCGGTATCTACGATCAGCAATGTGTGCAGGACGAATACAGCAATCAGTTTGCCGGCGATTTCCTGGGCAAAGTTTGCATGGACTGGGAGTTCGAAGCAGAAAAAGCATCCACTTTTACCAGGCTTGTAATTGTCCGGCTTGGGGTGGTGCTGGCGCAAGCCGGAGGCGCTTTAAAAACCATGCTTCCCTTATTCAGGTTTGGACTGGGGGGAAAGATAGCTTCAGGCAATCAGCCTTTTGCATGGATCCATATCGAAGACATTGTGTCTGCCATTGATTTTATGGTTCAGAACCAGGAAGCCAAAGGTGTTTACAACCTGGTGGCTCCGGGGCTGATCAACAACCGACAGTTTACCTTTGCTCTTGGTAAAGCGCTGAACAGACCAACATTATTTACCGTTCCAGCTTTTGCTCTGCAATTGCTTTACGGTGAAGCTGCGATTACTTTAACAAGCGGGCAAAAAGTGGTTCCTGCAAAGTTGGAAAAAGAAAACTATAAATTCCTCTTCCCGGAAATAAATCAGGCCTTCACAAACATTGTAAGAGCCTGA